The Candidatus Syntrophosphaera sp. genome includes a region encoding these proteins:
- a CDS encoding glutamate mutase L — translation MQYDEKRLTRIVATDCGSTTTKAILIEWVDGEYRQTIRGEAPTTVEAPLNDVTKGVINATQELEELARLKYHNPDIKFMENGEFVIPRKGDVGVDAYVSTSSAGGGLQMMVTGVVASMTGESAERAALGAGAIVMDLIASNDKRMNHQKIERIRELRPDMILMAGGEDGGTIKHVVEMAELVSGADPRPRLGTGFKLPVIYAGNKEAQVHIKESLGDKVDLIITDNIRPKLETENLGPARDKIHDLFMEHVMKQAPGYNKLMEWCQGPDHEQVAIMPTPAAVGNIMQAIAKDEKIEVVGVDIGGATTDVFSVFTEEHVFNRTVSANLGMSYSISNVLASAGLENIMRWVPMDIDENYLRNMIKNKMIRPTTIPSLLEELVLEQAIAIEALRLAFEQHKEFASSLKGMQRQRDISEAFSQSTSGATIVNLMTLDLLVGSGGVLSHAPRRHQTVMLLINAFLPEGITRLAVDSIFMMPHLGVLSEISTKAATEVFKKDCMVYLGTCVAPVGKGKIGKPALSAKLQLPDGSTWEEEIPYGEVRLIPCGVGEVAKASLKSLSGLILNQNKDRELNIDLHGGIVGIVLDTRGRRPFTLPTEKAARIAALKKWMREFKAYPESILQ, via the coding sequence ATGCAATACGATGAGAAACGCCTGACCCGAATCGTCGCCACCGATTGCGGTAGCACGACCACCAAGGCAATTTTGATCGAATGGGTGGATGGCGAATACCGCCAAACCATCCGCGGCGAGGCTCCCACAACGGTGGAAGCTCCGCTGAACGACGTAACCAAGGGCGTGATCAACGCCACCCAGGAGCTCGAGGAACTCGCCCGGCTCAAGTATCACAATCCCGATATCAAGTTCATGGAAAACGGAGAATTTGTGATCCCCCGCAAGGGCGACGTGGGAGTCGACGCCTATGTTTCCACCTCCTCGGCCGGCGGCGGCCTGCAGATGATGGTGACCGGCGTGGTGGCTTCCATGACCGGCGAAAGCGCCGAACGCGCCGCACTGGGCGCCGGAGCGATCGTGATGGACCTGATCGCCAGCAACGACAAACGCATGAACCACCAAAAGATCGAGCGCATCCGCGAACTGCGGCCGGACATGATCCTGATGGCCGGCGGCGAAGACGGCGGCACGATCAAGCACGTGGTGGAGATGGCGGAGCTGGTGAGCGGCGCTGATCCCAGGCCGCGCCTGGGTACCGGCTTCAAGCTCCCTGTGATCTATGCCGGCAACAAGGAAGCCCAGGTCCACATCAAGGAATCCCTCGGCGACAAGGTCGACCTGATCATCACGGACAACATCCGCCCCAAGCTGGAGACCGAAAACCTCGGCCCCGCCCGCGACAAGATCCATGACCTGTTCATGGAGCACGTGATGAAGCAGGCCCCCGGCTACAACAAGCTGATGGAATGGTGCCAGGGCCCGGATCATGAGCAGGTGGCGATCATGCCCACCCCCGCGGCCGTGGGCAACATCATGCAGGCCATCGCCAAAGATGAAAAGATCGAAGTGGTGGGCGTGGACATCGGCGGCGCCACGACAGACGTATTCTCGGTCTTCACCGAGGAGCATGTCTTCAACCGCACCGTGAGCGCCAACCTCGGCATGAGCTACAGCATTTCCAACGTCCTGGCTTCCGCCGGGCTGGAAAACATCATGCGCTGGGTGCCGATGGACATCGATGAAAACTATCTGCGCAACATGATCAAGAACAAGATGATCCGGCCGACCACGATCCCCTCGCTTTTGGAGGAACTGGTCCTGGAACAGGCCATCGCCATCGAGGCCCTGCGCCTGGCTTTCGAGCAGCACAAGGAATTTGCCAGCAGCCTCAAGGGAATGCAGCGCCAGCGTGACATTTCCGAGGCTTTCAGCCAATCGACCTCCGGGGCCACGATCGTGAACCTGATGACCCTGGACCTCCTGGTCGGCAGCGGCGGAGTGCTTTCCCATGCCCCGCGCAGGCACCAGACCGTGATGCTGCTCATCAACGCCTTCCTGCCCGAGGGAATCACCCGCCTGGCCGTGGACAGCATCTTCATGATGCCCCATCTGGGAGTCCTTTCCGAGATCAGCACCAAAGCGGCGACCGAGGTTTTCAAGAAAGACTGCATGGTCTATCTGGGCACCTGCGTGGCGCCGGTCGGCAAAGGCAAGATCGGCAAGCCCGCCCTCAGCGCCAAGCTCCAGCTTCCTGACGGCAGCACCTGGGAAGAGGAAATCCCCTATGGCGAAGTGCGCCTGATCCCTTGCGGGGTCGGCGAAGTGGCCAAGGCGAGCCTCAAATCCCTCAGCGGCCTGATCCTCAATCAGAACAAAGACCGCGAACTCAACATCGACCTGCACGGCGGCATCGTCGGCATCGTTCTGGACACCCGCGGCAGAAGGCCCTTCACGCTTCCCACGGAAAAAGCCGCGCGCATCGCCGCGCTCAAGAAGTGGATGCGGGAGTTTAAAGCCTATCCCGAATCGATCTTGCAATAG